The following DNA comes from Nocardioides sp. JQ2195.
TCGGTCCTTGAATTCAGCGCCGCGTGGACGCGGAGGGCAGCGGTCAGTCCGGCGATGCCGGATCCGATGACCACGACGTCGGAGCGCGTGGTCCAGCCGGGAGCGGACGCCCTCAGGCGCCCGGGGAGGCCGGCATACGAGGAGTTGGCCATTCGCGCAGATCAGCGGCTTGCGGTGACGTCGCCGCGCTTGAGCCCGGAGCCCTCGGGTGCCTCGGCCGGGTCGAAGCCGGTGGCCATCACCTTGTTGTCGGCGTCGACGAACACCACCGCGGGCTTGTACTCCTTGGCTTCGGCGGTGTCCATCTGGCCGTAACCGATGAGGATCACCACGTCACCGGGGTGGACGAGCCGGGCCGCGGCACCGTTGATGCCGATCACACCGCTGCCGCGCTCGCCGGCGATGGTGTAGGTCTCGAGACGCGCACCGTTGGTCACGTCGACGATGTGGACCAGCTCGCCGGCGAGCAGGTCGGCGGCGTCGAGGAGATCCTCGTCGATGGTGACCGATCCGACGTAGTGGAGGTCCGCCTGGGTCACGGTGGCCCGGTGGATCTTGCTCTTCATCATGGTGCGCAGCATGTGCTGTCTCCTTGCTGGTTAGGACGTGTGTCGGTCAGGGGTGCCCAGGTGGATGGGCATGTTGTCGATGAGTCGGGTGGTGCCGACCCGTGCCGCGATGAGGATCCGTGCCTCGCCCGTGGACGGGGCGGGGCCGAGATCGGTACCGGTGATGACCAGGTAGTCGAGGTCGACGCCCTCGGAGGCGCGCAGCTCGGCCCGGGCCGCAGCGAGCGCCGAGTCCGCTCCGTGGATCGCATCTGCCCGGGCTCGCCGCAGGGTGCGGGACAGGGCGACGGCCTGTTCCCGCTGCTCCGGCTCGAGGTAGCGGTTGCGCGAGCTGAGCGCCAGGTCGTCGTCCTCCCGGACTGTCTCGGCGCCCACGACGTCGATGCCGAGACAGAGGTCGTCGGCCATCCGCCGGATCAGCGCGAGCTGCTGGTAGTCCTTCTGGCCGAAGACGGCCACGTCGGGACG
Coding sequences within:
- the panD gene encoding aspartate 1-decarboxylase; its protein translation is MLRTMMKSKIHRATVTQADLHYVGSVTIDEDLLDAADLLAGELVHIVDVTNGARLETYTIAGERGSGVIGINGAAARLVHPGDVVILIGYGQMDTAEAKEYKPAVVFVDADNKVMATGFDPAEAPEGSGLKRGDVTASR